In Fusarium oxysporum Fo47 chromosome XII, complete sequence, one DNA window encodes the following:
- a CDS encoding anaerobic ribonucleoside-triphosphate reductase-domain-containing protein, with protein MSSNIGLVDEYLAKGTWKTAENANSTYSHQGLMQYVSNQIISQYWLEKIYTEEIRQYDHENRFHIHDLGFLSAYCSGWSIEDILLQGFGGVENKIQCRPAKHLNTALNQIVNFLFTLQGELAGAQALSSFDTYLAPFIRSDNLSYTDVFKYVQSFVYSLNVPTRSGFQAPFTNLSLDLICPKRLGDQCVIIGGELRTDWVYSDFQEEMDLLNKAFAEVMMQGDGNGNIFSFPIPTYNVSDGIDWESPRWQSIWEMTAKYGVPYFANFINSDLDPEDFRSMCCRLRLDLSKLHCRVGGQYGASPLTGSVGVVTINLPNLAYRSNGSKETFMAELTSTLRVAKDSLEIKRKLVDENSTLYPYAAHYLSATKHRTGSYWTNHFSTIGVNGMNEALVDLLGQGIGERKDFALEVLELIKDQLQEFQRETGNLYNLEASPAESTCYKFAKRDKELFPDKEIPTYYTNSTMLPVDTTEDLFEAMGHQEALQCSYTGGTVFHAFLGEQLPSWKLARDLIKTLTARFRIPYITLTPTFSICPTHGYRAGEQPECTACGELTLVYSRIVGYFRPTRDWNRGKSKEFVQRKVYKYETGLEGVNDDNEFQDLEKQVAAIQDLPVAGYIKSTLSDYPGKMQASIMFTSRCNLACPWCHNGPLVQGECDDVTIVDIFRHITSTSHKSLVVSGGEPTIHKGLLPFLRILKAAGISVKLDSNGTSPDILKQVFSENLVDFAAMDIKCALENYKRVTGRKVKPKLLEASIDLIKNSGVPYEFRTTVVPELVDVEDLFEAKRLSGKKLTMQRFRNGETLLDEKFRTFQEHTDDEFDKLVSQVA; from the coding sequence ATGTCTTCCAACATTGGCCTTGTAGACGAGTATCTCGCCAAAGGAACATGGAAGACCGCAGAAAACGCCAACTCAACCTACTCCCACCAAGGTCTCATGCAATACGTCTCCAACCAAATCATCTCTCAATACTGGCTCGAAAAGATCTATACCGAAGAAATCCGACAATATGACCACGAGAATCGCTTCCATATCCATGATCTCGGCTTTCTAAGCGCGTATTGCTCTGGCTGGAGCATTGAAGATATTCTCCTCCAAGGTTTTGGTGGCGTTGAGAATAAAATCCAGTGTCGGCCTGCTAAACATCTCAACACCGCGCTCAATCAGATCGTCAATTTTCTGTTTACGCTACAAGGTGAACTTGCTGGTGCTCAGGCCTTGTCTAGCTTTGACACGTACCTTGCACCATTCATCCGCAGCGATAACCTGTCTTACACCGATGTCTTCAAATATGTCCAAAGTTTCGTTTACTCCCTCAACGTCCCGACCCGAAGCGGTTTCCAAGCTCCATTCACAAATCTCTCGCTCGATCTGATCTGTCCGAAGCGATTGGGCGATCAATGCGTTATCATTGGCGGCGAGTTACGAACCGATTGGGTATACAGTGACTTCCAGGAAGAGATGGATTTACTCAACAAGGCATTTGCTGAAGTCATGATGCAAGGCGATGGAAACGGCAATATCTTTTCTTTCCCCATCCCGACTTATAACGTTTCTGATGGGATTGATTGGGAATCTCCTCGGTGGCAGTCTATTTGGGAGATGACGGCCAAGTATGGTGTTCCATACTTtgccaacttcatcaacagTGATCTCGATCCTGAGGACTTTCGGTCCATGTGTTGTCGATTGAGGCTTGATCTCAGTAAACTTCACTGCAGAGTTGGAGGCCAGTATGGTGCAAGTCCATTGACTGGCTCCGTTGGAGTTGTCACGATTAATCTGCCCAATCTGGCATACCGTTCTAATGGTTCGAAGGAGACGTTCATGGCAGAGTTGACCAGCACGTTAAGAGTGGCCAAGGACTCTTTGGAGATTAAGCGGAAGCTTGTGGACGAGAATTCGACGCTTTATCCCTATGCTGCTCACTACCTGTCAGCTACCAAGCATCGCACGGGTTCATACTGGACCAATCACTTCAGCACGATTGGAGTCAACGGGATGAATGAAGCACTCGTGGATCTTCTCGGCCAAGGTATCGGCGAGCGAAAAGACTTTGCCCTTGAAGTTCTTGAGTTAATCAAAGACCAACTCCAAGAGTTCCAGAGAGAAACAGGTAACCTGTACAATCTCGAAGCTAGTCCGGCAGAGAGCACATGCTACAAGTTTGCCAAGCGAGACAAGGAACTCTTCCCTGATAAGGAGATTCCTACTTACTACACTAACTCCACGATGCTCCCCGTTGACACGACGGAGGATCTCTTTGAGGCTATGGGTCATCAGGAGGCACTTCAGTGTTCTTACACTGGTGGTACTGTCTTTCATGCCTTTCTCGGTGAACAGTTGCCGAGTTGGAAGTTGGCTAGAGACTTGATCAAGACTCTCACTGCGCGCTTTCGCATTCCGTACATCACACTCACTCCAACGTTCAGTATTTGTCCGACACACGGATACAGAGCGGGTGAGCAACCAGAGTGCACAGCATGCGGGGAATTGACGCTCGTTTACTCACGTATCGTCGGGTACTTCCGACCCACGAGGGATTGGAATCGGGGCAAGTCGAAGGAGTTTGTCCAACGAAAGGTATACAAGTATGAGACGGGACTGGAGGGCGTGAATGATGACAATGAGTTTCAAGACTTGGAGAAGCAAGTCGCTGCGATTCAAGATCTCCCCGTGGCTGGCTACATCAAGAGTACTCTGAGTGACTACCCAGGCAAGATGCAGGCTTCCATCATGTTCACCTCCCGCTGCAACCTCGCCTGCCCTTGGTGTCACAACGGCCCGTTAGTCCAGGGAGAGTGTGACGATGTTACCATTGTTGACATCTTCCGTCATATTACATCAACGTCTCACAAGTCACTCGTTGTTTCAGGCGGTGAACCGACAATCCACAAAGGCCTCCTCCCCTTCCTCAGAATCCTCAAAGCCGCAGGTATTAGCGTAAAGCTCGACTCAAACGGCACATCCCCCGACATTCTCAAGCAAGTCTTTTCCGAAAATCTCGTTGACTTTGCTGCGATGGACATCAAATGTGCTTTGGAGAATTACAAGCGCGTTACAGGTCGCAAGGTCAAGCCgaagcttcttgaagctAGCATTGACCTTATAAAGAACAGTGGAGTGCCGTATGAGTTCCGCACGACGGTTGTGCCGGAGCTagtcgatgttgaggatCTGTTTGAGGCGAAGAGATTGTCTGGGAAGAAGCTGACGATGCAGAGGTTTAGAAATGGTGAGACCTTGTTGGATGAAAAGTTTAGGACGTTTCAGGAGCATacagatgatgagtttgataAGTTGGTCAGCCAGGTTGCGTGA